TTCCTTCCTCCAAGCAAGCAGTAAAACGGGCAATGTCTTTAGCTTCATAAAGCTATAGAAGAGGATCAATAAAGTTCCAGGAAATAGTAAAGTCAAGCTATCAGCAAGCATGAAACTCCTGAAATCGCCGAAAGTTAGAAAGGTGCCATAAGACAGGCTCAATGAAATTTGAGTTGAACCGATTCAACGTAATGAAACTCATCTGCACCTCCGAACGGGTCCAGGTGACGTCCGAAGGACTTGTTTATATCCAACAAGATCCAGTCCGGAGGATTTATCCGTAGGACTCTAAAACGGAGGACTATCCATTATCAGGGCTTACAGTCGTCTCATTGATTGATAAGGACATCTTTGCAAATGAAGAGCGGGGCCGATTGACCGTTCATATCCGATTACGGAAAGAAAGAAGCCTACTCTGTACTATCACTGGCCAACTCCCTCCACCAGCGCACCCCTCAATGCTACGTCCACTCTACCGCACTGACTCAATTCCCTCTGCTAGCTGCCTTACCGCTTCCGACATTCCTGCTTCCAAGCAGCCTAAGCGTGATAGCTGCCCCCAGAGCAAGCAGGATAAGATCAAAAATCTCAGCCATAAAAAACTAGTAGTTCTATAGTGATCGAGTCCTTCGCCTAAGAGCGCAAACCAAAGGCAAAGGACGGGTGAACATGCATTCTTTTATCTACAGTAGACGGTTTTCTAATCAGAAGCGGAATCATAAACTTCGGAGTAGTGGCTCGGCTAGAGGAAGAAGCCTACGCCTATGCACTACCGAAGAATAGACCTGATAGAAGAAATCGATTGCATAAGATATGCCACAAAAGCACTGACTGGTCTTTCCAAACGGAAGAGCATAAAGAAAAAGAAATCAGTCGTCGCGAGCCCTACCTTTGAAGCTTCAACACAGTCCTTTTTATTAGTAGCTCGTTGCTAGAACTTCTCTTTGGCTCGCCCCTATCTCGTCAGGGGCTTACTCACTTCACTCGCTCTTGTTCAGTAGCGCTTTCTTCTTTAGATAGCAAGCAGCGCGAGAGCTCTTCACTTTCATTCAGGTCTTTAGTTCCAGTCGAATCACGAGCTTTGCTCGACACTGCTAGCGAAGCTCTACGACAGAGCATTTCCATTATTTCGTCAGTGGAAAAACTGCTCTCTCTCTTTCCGGCTTAGCCTACCGCCTCAATGAACAAGGGCTTCTATGGGCTTCTATCCCCCTGGTCGTATTCAAAGGATCTCTCAAGACCTTCTTCTGGCATCACAGCCTATTCTATCCTCCTCAACCTCTTCCTACTGAGGGGTTCAATCCATTGCCAACTACCCTCTCCCACTGACTCCCATAAAGTAGCTTGCTCTCTCTCACCACTGTCGAGTCGGGCTTCAAGGAAGCTTCGCTGTCTTTGCTTTCGCGAACTTGACTTATTGTTCTTGATTCTGCAATAGATCTTTCATCGTAAATAGTTTGATTTTCATTCTCTCAGCCGAGGAGAGTTCTTTACCGTGAACCTGCTATTCCTTCTTATTGATGCTTAGTAAAGTCAAGTCCTAGAAATCTATTATTTGACATCCTCCAGAAGAAAGGCTATCTATTTTCATGATGCATTTTCTTGAAGTGAGAATTCCATTCGATGCGAGCCTAGGTTGCATAGTCTAGTTCCAATCTTTTCATCTTACCCAGCCTCTTAGCTGCCTTTTCAAAGTATCCCTTTCAGATACCTTTGGCCTAGGCCGGAGACCATTGGGAAGGAAAGATATTGGTTGGGAGGGGGCGCATTCCATTCTTCTTCTGGTCCAATTCCATCTGCTTGCTCACACTCTCATCTTTTTTTTCATTCTGAATAAATGAATAAGGAGTTTCCTTAATCCAGGGGGAGTTCCCTGTAAGCTTCTTCACTATATGGAGATTCAGATAGAGAGAAAGAAAACTATTTACAGTGTAGGAGTATCTGATAGGGGCATTCAAGACCCCACGGAGCGGGAGAAAGGCTTAGCCTAAGGTTATTGATAGCGGTTATTTCTCTTTTTCCTAGGTCCTTTGAGCCTTCGCTTTTTTCGTCTCAGTAGTCCTCTCCCTCGGTAAACTCGGTCTATTGCATAACCTCTCCCAGTCCTTCAACTATCATCCTTCAGCCCTTGTAGGTAGCAATAGCAATCTTAATAGCAGTAGTTCATAATGCCATGTAAAGATATTCTCACTCCCAAGTCAAGGCAGCAGGTTCTCGGGCAAGCGCATACATTCAGTGACCTTTTTTGGTGGAGATCTTGACCTCTTCCACATTTTGCAGCGGAGGCAGAATTTGATTCAAGCACTTCTGTCTTCTCTGGCACAAGGATCCGACCTTGTGAAAAAAGCATTCCAGCCCCGCCAGACACAAAGAAGTCAGTGGTCAGATTACATTAGCAGCTTCAAAAGGAGACAGCCGCTGTCCTATCCGCAGAATACCTTGGGTTAGTCATAGCTAAGGGCGAGACAGATAAGACGGATAGAATTTTTTCAGTTCGAATTGAATCAATGAACAAAGTAAATGGCATGAGAAAAGAAAGCGAAAACCCACTGCAGTCTTTCACATCTTAACCGAGGGGACATGGTCAGGCCAATGGAGAGGTTCAAATCCTTCCGTCCCAGGATGATAGGTTGCTCAAGCTGCTTTAGCTACTAAAGCGAGAGGTTGAAGTAGTCTCGAATAGGAAGGAGAGGTTTGAATAGGTTTTTAGTCTCGACACAATATGCTAAGCAGACGAATAAATAAGTACGAAAAGCATCCTTGAGTATAAGATGGTCCACACAGTGGAATAGGTCTTGTGAGTGAGTCCACGCTTTCCTTCCATTCAATCAAGTAAAGAAAGTTGAACTGAAGAGTGCAAGTGTATGCATGAGATTGAAACCCTGGGTTAAGAGTCCTTGAAAACGAAGCTCAGGTCGAAGTAGAGGAAAGGAGTGCAAGTAGAACGAGATAGAAATCAATGATTTAGTAGGCCTTCTTGCTTTTCTTTCAGCCTCTTCTTCTTTCTTTATGGATAGTTCTTGCTGCAGATCGAACGAGGATATGAAGCAGCCTTTCCCCCCAGACGGAGTAAACTCATCCTGGTAACCTTTCCCTAGTTGAATATGAACCATAAATACGTGGGAACCGCTCCGTCCTCCTACGCAGGTTAATATGTAATCCTTTTTTAGTGGACGCTACTTGATTATGGGGGGATGAGACTGATTTATCCATATAGATCCATCGATCCCCCAATGCATGCGAAACTGCACTTTCAAGAATGAAATACGAAGGTTATAGGAGGATGCCTTTTCTCCACTCTTTGCCTAGTGCTGGATGGAAGAAGGGAAGGGAGAATGCACCCAGTAGGTGGTAGCCAGACAAGATTCTTTAGTCAAAGAAGGAATCAAGCAATCCGTACCAAGAAGACCTTCAGGCACGAGGTCTAAGCGCACCGACCTTGAAGTGGGGGTCCTTTTGTTCATTGAGGCGGTTTGGGTTCATTCTCAGTCAAAGACGCACACTTTCAGACATCAGGCCAGGAAATGAAGCAGAATTCAATAACGTAGTTCATTCATCGCCTCGTGGAATTGAGTATGAGAGAATTTCCGTTTCAGAAGTTCTTTTAAGTGGACGTTGTTGAAGACCGTTGCAAAGCTCCTGCTTTTGCAGCCTCATCTCTTGCCTCATGACTGGCCTAATGCCTTCTTTCTTTCTCTTTATTTATTGACTCCCAACGTGGACAAGAACTCTGATGACCTACGGATTCAAACCCAGCGCTTCGTCAACTCATCTGGAGCTTTGATTTGACTCCCCCATTTTCAGAGGACGTGATACGATTCGCTAATTCAGACCGGACGAGGCGCTCGACTCGGGTCAAGGGAAGAAGCTATCTCAATAATAAGGAAGAAAAGAAGAGGTTAGGGTCGTCATCAATCAGTCTTCGCCTTATTCTAAAAGTCAATCTTTCACTCACGCAATATGCCTGAAATTTGAAGGAGTCTTAAGACCGAAGGACAGACGGGTTAATATGGATAGTCCTTCGGACCTGTCTGGCCTCCGTAGCTTAATATGATTTGCTCAAAAATATGCGTTCCAAAGCGCTAAAATTGCCACTTTTCAATGTTAAATAGCCGCTTAAAAAGTATTATGGAACTGAAAGAAAGAAAATCTCCGCGAAGCTCATAATCAGATATAAGTCTAAGAAAGAAATAAGAAGATATGAACTTTCTATAAGTCCGGAGTATAAGTATAAACAAGTCCTCCTATAAAAATCAGTGAACATTGGTCCTTCAAGGTGCAATGAAATATGCGATGACATTCTTTCTTTTCTCCAAAAACAAAGGCGAGGCGCAAAGATCGTGGCCCACTACGCGGTCCCATAAGACAGGGATATTGCGGAGTCTTATTCCACTAAATGGTCCAAAGGTCCAGGTGCCATAAGACAGGTCCGAAGGCGCCATAAGACAGGTCCGAAGGACTATCCATTAGGGTGAGGCGCCATAAGATATTGATTGAGAAATAATATTTCACTTTCTTTTCTTCCTTTTATTTCATTCAACGCATATTTCATTGCGCCTTGTTCATTGATTGCGCGGAGCTCCGTGGGCAGTCGCTTCGCTTCGCGCCTTCTCACCCTTGTTCCAAGAACATCGATCAGTCGTCTTGACCCAGCCTCCGGCTTCTTATTCCGCTATCAAAGTATTCCACTAAGGAAATGCGCTTCTCAAAATTCTTTGTCTCAAATAGTGGAATGAATGAGTTCGGGAGGTTCCCCTATATTAACCTGAGGACTGAAAAGAAAGTGAAATATTCTGAATTTCATATGGAATCATAGTCTGAATTTCATATGGAATCCTACTCAATTCATTCAGCCTTAAGAGTCGCTTCGCTTCGCGCACCTGGTCCGAAGGACTGACCGCAGAGGTTAGCGGTCCTTTCGCAAATTCTTTGCGCCTACGGGTCCAGATGACTCTACCCTATGGAAGCAGATCCCCATATTCATTAGGCTAGGCCAGATCCAAGGCGAAGGACTAGTCTGAAATCAACCATATTAACCTGTGGAATTGAGTCCTCCGGACCACTCGTCTTGACCCGTATTTCCATTATTTTTCACTTTCACCTTTGGCTTTCCTTTTCATTCAAACTATATTCCCTTTAGACCGCTCCGTCTTCCGCGTAGTGCTTTCTTTATTATCTGAAACCTTCTTTAGGCTTTCTTTTCTGACTTCACTTTCTGCCTTTTCATACTTTTGAGTTTATGCTTTCATCTGACTTTCTAACTTCAAGCGAACGAGCTCTTCCATAAGCTAGCTTCCTTTTACTTTCTGACTCGGACTCTTTCTTCTTGTTCATTGATAGCTTTCTCTCGTCGAGCTTCGCACCTTCTTTTTAGTCTCTTTACAAAGAAGTCCCACTATTTAATGTAATAGCTATGAGAGGCTAAAATCAAGGCGATCGATGACTTTCGAAATCTTCTTTGAGCGTCCTTCGCGGTCTTCGCAATATTCTTTGCGCCTCCTTTTTTAGTGGTCCTTTAGTTAGGGTAGAGTCTCATCACCCCATTAATAAAGTTTGGAGTCTTATGGAACTTGAATAAGGAGCGCGCTGCTTTATAGCGGCTTTTAATGAATCATGACTTCTCATCAAATTCTTTCGAAATCTTCTCGCAATATTCTTTGCGCCTTTCTCGCAACTCATATTGCATTGAGCCTCGATCATTCTTTGAGCCTAACTACGGGGTAAGTATTACACTACATCAAGTCTAATCTTTCTCACGCAATGATCTTTGCGACCCACTCCGCGGTCCCATAAGACAGGTCCGAAGGCGTCACAGGTCCTCCGGACTGCGACTGAGGCGCAATGAAATATGCCTTGAATGAGAGAGAAAGAATATTGAACTTTTCTTCTTTTTCTGACTGGCAGCTTTCATTCTTGAATGAGATCTTTCCGAAGTCATGTCGAACTAAACTAAAAGAATGATCATTCAACTTACAGTCTTCTTTCTCTTTGTCTTTGTTGTTGAATTGGACGTTCATTCTATCTTTCTTTTCTAAGAGTCTCATCTTTCCCATTTCTATTCTCGGAACAGAGGTATATTCATCATGTCTTTTTTGCTCCTGGTTAGGACATCTACTTTTCACGTCTTTGACACGGGTTCGATTCCCGTTATACGCGATGTGGCGAAAGGGATGAAAGAAGATATGCCTTGCCTGCATTAAGATTTCAAACTTGTCGTCTACTTTTAGGAAATGTTCGGAAGAGAGAACTGACAATAATACAACGCCGCATTCTCCGAAACTTGAGAAACAAGAAGAGATCTATTAAGAGAAAGATTTATCCGAGAGAAAATCTTAACAGTTACATCCAATCACAAACTACACGAAAGTTGCCCCTTTTTCATGGGGATTTACCCATCACAGAGATGCACAGAGGAAGAGAACGAACTTCTTATATCCCTTTTCCACTCAATCCAGAAACAAGATCGGACGTTATTCCGGTTCGTCTCCATTTTAGTTCAACTATTCCTCAAGCAAGGCAGCCGATAAGTCATCGAAGGGTTTGTGTGAATAAAGGAATGGTCAAAATTACTCATTTTCAAGTGTCCCACGGTGATCTAATATCTTTTCAAGAAAATGAGGCGAGAATCCGCGGTTCAGAAATAAGGAGATCTTTCTATAAAGAAATATCAGTTGACAAAATCATAGGCAAATTCCTGGATCACCCGGTAAGAATGTGGAGAAGAAATAAAAGAGAATGGTTCCACCTACTCAAAACTAAGAGGGGATGCCGCCTACTACGAAAATCCCGGTTTTTGCAAGAGTTGCGTTCTTCTATGCAAGAAGAAGACTTAGAAAGAACAAAGAAGTTTGGATCGGAAAAAGTATGCTTAGGCAGTTCCTTCGCTGAGCACAAGAGAATGAAGAGGAATTTGTATCATTTTCAATCCCTATTCTTATCGAATAGAAGGAAGGAGAAAAACCTCAATCTTCCTACTCGAAGAAGAAGTCCTATAGAAAACAACTCTTCTTTCTATAGTAATTCGACCTATTGCTCCGCATCCCCCCATCAGTTTACTATGAAGAGCAAAATCAAAAGTCTCTCACTACCTACTCATTATTCGGAGGTGAATCATAGAACACTAAAAGCTGTGGTATCTTATGGACCTAACATAGGTCACATCCCTCACGACATAAGATTGAAAGATCCAAACCTTCCTCTTCGGAGCGGAAACGGACGTGGCCAAAACATATAAAGATCGGCTCGCTCATAGGGACATATCTATCCGTCTCCAGTCTCGTCTAGATCGATGAATAGATCTCTTTCTATCCATATGTATCGCTATCTCCGTGGATAGAGATAAAGAGAAAGAGAAAGCCTACCATCTAGATCTTGATTCACTATTGCCTTCTTTAGCTAAGGACAAGGAAAGAGAGTTTTTCTTCTGTTATTACTTGCTGGATCGGAGCGTATACGAGCGAGTAGAGCCCAGGGAACGGGGAAGCCCGTCATAGAGCAGTCGACTAGAAGTATCAGACTGCTGGCCTGAGAGATTAAAGTAAAGAAGAGTAAGGAAGTTCATATGGAAAAAGAAAGAATCTCATCTTGAGCCTGAATTTGCATTGACCTAGAAAGAGAGGACCTACGGTGCCATAAGACAGGTCCGGAGTGCCAAAGAAAGGTCCAGGGTCCGGAGGATTTATCCGTAGGACTATCCATTAGAAGCAGTCCGCAGGATTTATCCGTAGGACTATCCATTAGAAGGAGGACTATCCATATGGAAGTAGTCCGGAGTCCGGAGGATTCTTATCCGTAGGACTATCCATATGGAAGTAGGACCATCCGTAATTAACCGAAGTAGGACCATCCATATGGAAGGAAGGAGGACCCAGAGAAAGAATTTTCTCTTTTTATCCACCCCATAAATCAAGTCCAAAATATTAGTTCCATTAATCAGTCCCACTATTTATTTTGGGGATCTGGACGGATATAAAGAAGTCAAAAGGACTCCTACGGACGGTAATAGGTTTCATAGTCCTCCGGACAGGTTAATATGTCCTTATCAATGAGACCAAAAAATAGGCGAATTTCTCTTCTTTCTTTTTTCTTTCGGGGGCCCAGAAGGCTAAAAGGTGGGGGAGAAGCAAGCCGAACCTCTGATCGACCCCTGGAAACATCAGAAATTCTCGGCGTCGAGAGAGATTTGAGATTCCGTAAGTAACTCAGCGAGTGCTTTCTAAGCTAAGAAGGGCTTGACTTGGAAGAAGAAAATGAAATACGAACAACCGCGCTGGTGGTAATAGATCGACTTTCATGCTAGTTCTTGCTCCAGCATGTTTGTTCCATTTCAGGGAAGGACGAGGTACCATGATACTTTCCGTTTTGTCGAGCCCAGCTTTGGTCTCTGGTTTGATGGTTGTACGTGCTAAAAATCCGGTACATTCCGTTTTGTTTCCCATCCCAGTCTTTCGCAACACTTCAGGTTTACTTCTTTTGTTAGGTCTCGACTTCTTCGCTATGATCTTCCCAGTAGTTCATATAGGAGCTATAGCCGTTTCATTCCTATTCGTTGTTATGATGTTCCATATTCAAATAGCGGAGATTCACGAAGAAGTCTTGCGCTATTTACCTGTGAGTGGTATTATTGGACTGATCTTTTGGTGGGAAATCTTCTTCATTTTGGATAATGAAAGCATTCCATTACTACCAACCCAAAGAAATACGACCTCTCTTAGATATACGGTTTATGCCGGAAAGGTACGAAGTTGGACTAATTTGGAAACATTGGGCAATTTACTTTATACCTACTATTCCGTCTGGTTTTTGCTTTCTAGTCTGATTTTATTAGTAGCCATGATTGGGGCTATAGTACTGACTATGCATAGGACTACCCACTCCGCGGTGAAAAGACAGGATGTATTCCGACGAAATGCTCTAGATTTTAGGAGGACTATAATGAGGAGGACGACAGAACCACTCACGATCTACTAAAGGGCAAGTAGCTTGATTGGTTCGAATCCAAGTCGTGAGAGTGAGGGTGAGGAAAAGGCGTAGGTTGGCCTGGCTTTGGCTTGCTCTGGTCATTATGGCGATTGATGATCCCTGTGCAAAGAATAATAGTCTCCGCGATCTTAGTTACCTTGATTTATTAAGAAATAGTATTGTAGGTGGAGCTCCATAACGTTCTAGCCTCGAGCGTTCTCAGCGAGACAGAGTTGGGGACAGGGTAACCGACCCAGTTGGAGTGGGGGAGCATACCTGAAAGGGAATCTCACTTTCATCGGAAATAGGCAAAAGACAGAGTCCAGTAAGATCCCTGCCCATTTAGTTCTCTTTCCGTAACTCGACATCGCACCTAAAAGGCAGGAAGAGTTGATACGGCGCAGAAGAGGTGAGGTCTCAGAAGAGGCCGCTAAAGTCTCTCTTTCAAGGTCTTTCTTGAGTTCTTGAATCGAAGAAAGGATTAAGAGAAT
This DNA window, taken from Cucumis sativus mitochondrion chromosome 1, complete sequence, encodes the following:
- the rps4 gene encoding ribosomal protein S4, with the translated sequence MRCGERDERRYALPALRFQTCRLLLGNVRKRELTIIQRRILRNLRNKKRSIKRKIYPRENLNSYIQSQTTRKLPLFHGDLPITEMHRGRERTSYIPFPLNPETRSDVIPVRLHFSSTIPQARQPISHRRVCVNKGMVKITHFQVSHGDLISFQENEARIRGSEIRRSFYKEISVDKIIGKFLDHPVRMWRRNKREWFHLLKTKRGCRLLRKSRFLQELRSSMQEEDLERTKKFGSEKVCLGSSFAEHKRMKRNLYHFQSLFLSNRRKEKNLNLPTRRRSPIENNSSFYSNSTYCSASPHQFTMKSKIKSLSLPTHYSEVNHRTLKAVVSYGPNIGHIPHDIRLKDPNLPLRSGNGRGQNI
- the nad6 gene encoding NADH dehydrogenase subunit 6; protein product: MILSVLSSPALVSGLMVVRAKNPVHSVLFPIPVFRNTSGLLLLLGLDFFAMIFPVVHIGAIAVSFLFVVMMFHIQIAEIHEEVLRYLPVSGIIGLIFWWEIFFILDNESIPLLPTQRNTTSLRYTVYAGKVRSWTNLETLGNLLYTYYSVWFLLSSLILLVAMIGAIVLTMHRTTHSAVKRQDVFRRNALDFRRTIMRRTTEPLTIY